One part of the Pseudodesulfovibrio alkaliphilus genome encodes these proteins:
- a CDS encoding phosphoribosylanthranilate isomerase codes for MSRPLIKICGMTRMEDVRLCVSLGADLLGFIFHAASPRRAAPDFVASVKTGRAVKVGVFVHQSADEVIEIMDRCGLHAAQLHGGQDMAFCEAVGPDRVIRTFWPETYASPEALLRDMENHAEVCGHFLLDAGGKGQGGTGQSIDFGILQHIEIQTPWFLAGGIGPNNIDAALALNPPGLDINSGVESQPGIKDNSKLQAVFDRIDKVR; via the coding sequence ATGTCCCGACCCCTGATCAAAATCTGCGGCATGACCCGCATGGAGGATGTCCGCCTGTGCGTATCCCTGGGCGCGGACCTGCTCGGGTTCATCTTCCACGCGGCCAGCCCGCGCCGGGCCGCCCCGGACTTTGTCGCCTCGGTCAAGACCGGCCGCGCCGTCAAGGTGGGGGTCTTCGTCCACCAGTCCGCCGACGAGGTGATCGAAATCATGGACCGCTGCGGCCTGCACGCCGCCCAGCTGCACGGCGGGCAGGACATGGCCTTCTGCGAGGCCGTGGGACCGGACCGGGTCATCCGCACCTTCTGGCCCGAGACCTACGCCTCGCCCGAGGCCCTGCTGCGCGACATGGAAAACCACGCCGAAGTCTGCGGCCATTTCCTCCTCGACGCAGGCGGCAAGGGCCAGGGCGGCACGGGGCAGTCCATTGATTTCGGAATCCTGCAACACATTGAAATACAAACACCCTGGTTCCTGGCAGGAGGCATTGGCCCGAACAATATCGACGCCGCTCTGGCCCTGAATCCCCCGGGCCTGGACATCAACTCCGGCGTGGAAAGCCAACCTGGAATCAAGGACAATAGCAAACTGCAAGCGGTCTTCGACCGGATCGACAAGGTAAGATAG
- the trpB gene encoding tryptophan synthase subunit beta, producing the protein MKKGYFGDFGGQFIPELLMPPLLELEQAMQAILPSEAFQSRFTAMLKENVGRPSAITHCPNLSRDLGLDLWLKREDLNHSGAHKINNTLGQGLLAKMMGKTTLLAETGAGMHGVATAVAAAMLDMKCLVYMGATDVVRQAPNVNRMRLMGAEVVAVESGTKTLKDAINEALRRWLSDQETTHYCFGTAAGPHPFPTLVREFQQVISREARQQFLERNNNRLPDVVVACVGGGSNAIGMFHHFVPDPSVSIVGVEAAGTGEPGCDNSAPLNLGTDGILHGMKTKLLQSPQGQILPSHSIAPGLDYPGVGPEHAHLHATGRATYVTINDAQAINAFMTLSRREGIIPALESSHAVAYAIEHCAQLKGKSVLVCLSGRGDKDMAIVDSIL; encoded by the coding sequence ATGAAAAAAGGATACTTCGGCGATTTCGGCGGCCAGTTCATCCCAGAGCTGCTCATGCCGCCCCTTCTGGAGCTTGAGCAGGCCATGCAGGCCATCCTCCCCAGCGAGGCATTCCAGAGCCGCTTCACGGCCATGCTCAAGGAAAACGTGGGCCGCCCCTCGGCCATCACCCACTGCCCCAACCTCTCGCGAGACCTGGGGCTCGACCTCTGGCTCAAGCGCGAGGACCTCAACCACTCGGGCGCACACAAGATCAACAACACCCTGGGCCAGGGGCTGCTGGCCAAGATGATGGGCAAGACCACCCTGCTGGCCGAGACCGGCGCGGGCATGCACGGCGTGGCCACAGCCGTGGCCGCCGCCATGCTCGACATGAAGTGCCTCGTCTACATGGGCGCCACCGACGTGGTCCGCCAGGCCCCCAACGTCAACCGCATGCGCCTCATGGGCGCGGAGGTCGTGGCCGTCGAGTCCGGCACCAAGACCCTCAAGGACGCCATCAACGAGGCGCTGCGGCGCTGGCTCTCGGACCAGGAAACCACCCACTACTGCTTCGGCACCGCCGCCGGGCCGCACCCCTTCCCCACCCTGGTGCGCGAGTTCCAGCAGGTCATCTCGCGCGAGGCCCGGCAGCAGTTCCTGGAGCGCAACAACAACCGCCTGCCCGACGTGGTCGTGGCCTGCGTGGGCGGCGGCTCCAATGCCATCGGCATGTTCCACCACTTCGTGCCCGATCCCTCGGTGAGCATCGTGGGCGTTGAGGCTGCAGGCACAGGCGAACCCGGCTGCGACAACTCCGCCCCGCTCAACCTCGGCACCGACGGCATCCTGCACGGCATGAAGACCAAGCTGCTCCAGTCCCCCCAGGGCCAGATCCTGCCCTCGCACTCCATCGCGCCCGGCCTCGACTACCCCGGCGTGGGCCCCGAACACGCCCACCTGCACGCCACCGGCCGCGCCACCTACGTAACCATCAACGACGCCCAGGCCATCAACGCCTTCATGACCCTCTCCCGGCGCGAAGGCATCATCCCGGCGCTGGAATCGTCCCACGCCGTGGCCTACGCCATCGAGCATTGCGCCCAACTCAAGGGCAAGTCCGTCCTCGTCTGCCTCTCGGGCCGCGGCGACAAGGACATGGCCATCGTCGATTCCATCCTTTAG
- the trpA gene encoding tryptophan synthase subunit alpha, whose amino-acid sequence MNPMQSKIEAAMAKGKVALIPFLPAGFPSRDQFWKELEQLDAAGAAVIEIGMPFSDPVADGPVVEKASLKCLEDGIDLAWIFEGLKARKGSFNAALLLMGYLNPVYQYGLDAFGADCAAAGVSGLIIADLPHEESGFVKQAMAPHNVALVPLIGLNTSLDRMRLYAEDAQGFCYFVSVLGTTGQRESLPERIREKLAEARSIFTIPIALGFGIKHPDQLASFAGLMDAAVFGSALITHIATGHTSTQFMEPWQ is encoded by the coding sequence ATGAATCCCATGCAATCGAAAATAGAAGCTGCCATGGCCAAGGGCAAGGTCGCCCTCATCCCGTTCCTGCCCGCCGGATTCCCCAGCCGCGATCAGTTCTGGAAGGAACTCGAACAGCTCGACGCCGCAGGCGCGGCCGTCATCGAAATAGGCATGCCCTTCTCCGACCCCGTGGCCGATGGCCCGGTCGTGGAAAAAGCGTCCCTCAAATGCCTTGAGGACGGCATCGACCTCGCCTGGATATTCGAGGGCCTCAAGGCGCGCAAGGGCAGCTTCAACGCCGCCCTGCTGCTCATGGGCTATCTCAACCCCGTCTATCAGTACGGCCTTGACGCCTTTGGCGCAGACTGCGCCGCCGCCGGAGTCTCCGGCCTGATCATCGCCGACCTGCCCCACGAGGAATCCGGCTTCGTCAAGCAGGCCATGGCCCCCCACAACGTCGCCCTGGTCCCGCTCATCGGCCTGAACACCAGCCTTGATCGCATGCGCCTCTACGCCGAGGACGCTCAGGGCTTCTGCTACTTCGTCTCGGTCCTCGGCACCACCGGCCAGCGCGAATCCCTGCCCGAACGCATCCGCGAAAAACTCGCCGAGGCCCGGTCCATCTTCACCATCCCCATCGCGCTGGGATTCGGCATCAAACACCCCGACCAGCTCGCCAGCTTCGCCGGACTCATGGACGCCGCCGTGTTCGGCTCCGCACTCATCACCCACATCGCCACCGGCCACACAAGCACCCAATTCATGGAGCCCTGGCAATAG
- a CDS encoding type II toxin-antitoxin system Phd/YefM family antitoxin, with the protein MPESITYTYARQNLATKMAEVCDSHEPIIITRRNAEAVVMMSLRDYNSIMESAYLLKSPANAARLRESIRAAQAGRCQIRSR; encoded by the coding sequence ATGCCCGAATCCATCACTTACACCTACGCCCGCCAGAATTTGGCTACCAAGATGGCCGAAGTATGCGATTCGCACGAACCGATCATCATCACGCGGCGCAATGCCGAGGCCGTGGTCATGATGTCGCTGCGGGACTACAACAGCATCATGGAGAGCGCGTATCTGCTCAAGAGCCCTGCCAATGCGGCGCGGCTTCGAGAGAGCATCCGGGCGGCCCAGGCGGGTCGCTGCCAAATACGCAGTCGTTAG
- a CDS encoding ArnT family glycosyltransferase, giving the protein MQPVNESYSPRLDVIAFVVIAASFAVRYWFVVTGQLNLVQDEAQYWDWIRRPQLSYYSKGPLIAGIIGLWCKVFGSVELGVRFGAVIGMSAIQAALYVGVSRVWREYRLAVYVVFVAATMPLLNGLGILMTTDNPLILCWTVAFFALAAATRNRPDRVPSNVPFVILGVCVAVGILAKYMMLAFLGLAVIYAAILHLRGQLPPRFWRRFVLAGAAGAAAGMLPIILWNMQHDWVGFKHVAKLSTGEARPFSLRVLPFLEMLGAQIGLMGPWWFVFVMVGGWHAVRKGFFGPIGSFDRVYRRDLQSALFFWPLWGAITLWAFKTKTEANWTAAAFMGASVLGGMALKGWWENPQRSPRARLALAGAATGVTLLIFASPLIPLPDAWNITNRLKGWDDLGLETRRLAEAEFAHPDRTFLFSDKYDITAALAFYAPDQPITFCLWGSDRRMNQYDIWPGPGLERTGWDAIMVRKNFQGEAPEPVHALFESVSPPIHYTSTFRGSPAREFTLHLCRGYRGEWPREPSGRY; this is encoded by the coding sequence ATGCAGCCTGTCAACGAATCCTATTCTCCGCGTCTGGACGTGATCGCCTTTGTGGTGATCGCGGCGTCGTTTGCGGTCCGGTACTGGTTTGTGGTCACGGGCCAGCTCAATCTGGTGCAGGACGAGGCCCAGTATTGGGACTGGATTCGCAGGCCGCAGCTTTCGTATTATTCCAAGGGGCCGCTCATCGCCGGGATCATCGGGCTGTGGTGCAAGGTCTTCGGCAGTGTCGAGCTTGGGGTCCGGTTCGGCGCGGTGATCGGCATGAGCGCGATCCAGGCAGCGCTGTATGTGGGTGTTTCGCGGGTCTGGCGGGAGTATCGGCTGGCGGTGTATGTGGTCTTTGTGGCCGCCACCATGCCCTTGCTCAACGGGCTGGGCATCCTGATGACTACGGACAACCCGCTCATCTTGTGCTGGACCGTGGCCTTCTTCGCCCTGGCTGCGGCCACGCGCAACAGGCCGGACCGCGTACCCTCGAACGTGCCCTTCGTGATTCTCGGGGTGTGTGTGGCCGTGGGCATTCTGGCCAAGTACATGATGCTGGCCTTCTTGGGACTGGCCGTGATCTATGCCGCCATTCTGCATCTGCGGGGGCAGTTGCCGCCCCGGTTCTGGCGACGGTTCGTGCTGGCGGGCGCGGCAGGCGCGGCAGCGGGCATGCTGCCCATTATCCTGTGGAACATGCAGCACGACTGGGTGGGTTTCAAGCATGTGGCCAAGCTCTCCACGGGCGAGGCCAGGCCGTTTTCGCTGCGGGTGTTGCCTTTCCTTGAGATGCTTGGGGCGCAGATCGGGCTGATGGGACCGTGGTGGTTCGTTTTCGTGATGGTGGGCGGCTGGCACGCGGTGCGCAAGGGTTTTTTCGGCCCCATCGGCTCGTTCGACCGCGTCTACCGGCGCGACCTGCAATCCGCGCTCTTTTTCTGGCCGCTGTGGGGGGCCATCACCCTGTGGGCGTTCAAGACCAAGACCGAGGCCAACTGGACCGCCGCCGCCTTCATGGGCGCGAGCGTGCTGGGCGGCATGGCCCTCAAGGGGTGGTGGGAGAACCCGCAGCGCTCGCCCAGGGCGCGGCTGGCCCTGGCGGGAGCGGCGACCGGAGTGACCCTGCTCATCTTCGCCTCGCCGCTGATTCCGCTTCCCGACGCCTGGAACATCACCAACCGGCTCAAGGGCTGGGACGACCTGGGCCTTGAGACGCGGCGACTGGCGGAGGCGGAATTCGCACACCCGGACCGGACGTTCCTGTTCAGCGACAAGTACGACATCACGGCCGCCCTGGCCTTCTATGCCCCGGACCAACCCATCACCTTCTGCCTGTGGGGCTCGGACCGGCGGATGAACCAGTACGACATCTGGCCCGGCCCGGGCCTGGAGCGCACCGGATGGGATGCGATCATGGTCCGCAAAAATTTCCAGGGCGAGGCGCCGGAGCCGGTCCACGCCCTGTTCGAGTCCGTGAGCCCTCCCATCCACTACACCTCCACCTTCCGGGGCAGTCCGGCGCGGGAGTTCACCCTCCACCTGTGCCGGGGCTATCGGGGCGAATGGCCCCGCGAGCCGTCCGGGCGCTACTGA
- a CDS encoding alpha/beta fold hydrolase, which translates to MRGRYALLHRFALATLALSVLLAACAGHRIEPIPAWPLHTVQVDDAQLAYRVAGTGPPLLLIMGYAGTMDIWDATFVARLAKTRRVILFDNRNMGHSTASDASASMERMARDTLGLIQALGLDRPDVLGWSMGSIIAQEMALARPDAVGKLVLYGSACEAGPVLEAVDRMRALSHERFMAELFPAEWARRNSDVFARLPNPALPPSPEALASQREGLRQWAGTTDRLPGLRGPVLLLVGEEDAITLVQQSVTMAGLIRGAWLARFDGGGHWLMYQNPEAMADVVETFLRTRQDLLD; encoded by the coding sequence ATGCGCGGACGCTACGCTCTGCTTCACCGATTCGCGTTGGCGACCCTGGCCCTGTCGGTTCTGCTTGCCGCTTGCGCCGGGCATCGCATTGAGCCCATCCCGGCCTGGCCGCTGCACACCGTGCAGGTGGACGATGCGCAGCTCGCCTACCGGGTTGCCGGCACGGGCCCGCCGTTGCTCCTGATCATGGGCTACGCCGGAACCATGGACATATGGGACGCCACCTTCGTGGCCCGGCTGGCCAAGACCCGGCGGGTCATCCTCTTCGACAACCGGAACATGGGCCATTCCACGGCCTCGGACGCGTCTGCGAGCATGGAGCGCATGGCCCGGGACACCCTGGGACTCATTCAGGCCCTGGGTCTTGACCGACCCGATGTTCTGGGCTGGTCCATGGGTTCCATCATCGCCCAGGAGATGGCTCTGGCCCGGCCCGATGCCGTGGGCAAGCTGGTTCTCTATGGTTCGGCCTGCGAAGCCGGCCCGGTGCTGGAGGCCGTGGACCGCATGAGAGCCCTGAGCCACGAGCGGTTCATGGCCGAGCTGTTCCCGGCCGAGTGGGCGCGGCGCAATTCCGACGTGTTCGCCAGGCTGCCGAACCCGGCCCTGCCGCCTTCCCCCGAGGCCCTGGCCAGCCAGCGCGAGGGTCTTCGCCAGTGGGCCGGCACGACCGACAGGCTGCCCGGCCTGCGTGGCCCGGTGCTGCTGTTGGTCGGGGAGGAGGACGCCATCACCCTGGTGCAGCAGAGCGTGACCATGGCCGGGCTGATTCGCGGGGCGTGGCTGGCCCGTTTCGACGGCGGCGGGCACTGGCTCATGTACCAGAATCCCGAGGCAATGGCCGATGTGGTGGAGACGTTCCTGCGCACCCGGCAGGATCTGCTGGACTGA
- a CDS encoding prepilin peptidase gives MESMPGWLFFLVAGVAGLELGGMATIFIQRWIDERPMLKPLRSACPSCGHTLSWRDTIPVVSFFVLKGRCRHCDAPIGGQYMLVELSCMAWSLALAHHFGPGPEWGIYLVLGVMLVAGSFIDFETMMLPDRVTLGGAVLALAAALILPEPGWLDSMAGAACGAGFFWLVQHAYRLWRKEEGIGTGDVKLMLMIGAVTGLTGLPVVILAAAATSGAACAVYLLRPGSKGLRTRIPFGPFLSLGCMLHILYGQHILRWLGL, from the coding sequence ATGGAGAGCATGCCGGGCTGGCTTTTCTTCCTGGTGGCGGGCGTGGCGGGCCTGGAGCTGGGAGGCATGGCCACCATATTCATCCAGCGGTGGATCGACGAGCGGCCCATGCTCAAGCCGCTGCGCTCCGCCTGTCCGAGCTGCGGACACACCCTCTCGTGGCGCGACACCATTCCGGTGGTCAGCTTCTTCGTGCTCAAGGGGCGTTGCCGCCACTGCGACGCGCCCATCGGCGGCCAGTACATGCTGGTGGAGCTTTCCTGCATGGCCTGGTCCCTTGCCCTGGCCCATCACTTTGGTCCGGGACCGGAGTGGGGCATCTATCTGGTCCTTGGGGTCATGTTGGTGGCCGGGAGCTTCATCGATTTCGAGACCATGATGCTCCCGGACCGCGTTACCCTGGGCGGCGCCGTCCTGGCCCTGGCTGCGGCCCTGATCCTGCCCGAACCGGGCTGGCTCGACAGCATGGCCGGAGCTGCCTGCGGGGCCGGGTTCTTCTGGCTGGTGCAGCACGCCTACCGGCTGTGGCGCAAGGAGGAGGGGATAGGGACCGGCGATGTCAAGCTGATGCTCATGATCGGGGCCGTCACCGGCCTGACCGGGCTGCCCGTGGTCATCCTGGCCGCTGCCGCGACATCTGGCGCGGCCTGCGCCGTCTATCTGCTGCGGCCCGGCAGCAAGGGGCTTCGCACCCGTATCCCGTTCGGCCCCTTTCTGAGCCTGGGCTGCATGCTCCACATACTCTACGGGCAGCATATCCTACGCTGGCTTGGTCTGTAA
- a CDS encoding phenylacetate--CoA ligase family protein has product MRHRFIPDLTEDQIAAIQLEGLVWTVNHAFGGSPFYRSRLEAMGIAPGDIASLDDIRKLPFTTADDLKDGYPMPLLSVPERDVVRIHGSSGTTGKRKILAYTQSDIDLWKDMFARCFELAGLTREDRVQICVGYGLWTAGAGFQLGCERFGAMALPVGPGLLEIQLQMLTDLKSTCLCSTASMALLMGEEVHKQGLAERLALKRAIFGAETHTPKMRRQFEQSLGLEHSFDIIGMTELYGPGTGLECEAHEGIHYWADLFILEILDPETLAPVAPGEVGEMVVTSLRKEASPLIRYRTRDLTRLIPGPCPCGVSMPRIDRIMGRSDDMFIFRGVNIYPGQIGSVLEGFPELSAEYQISLTRREGLDHMAVRVERTPDASADNDERLARAVANDIRKHILVRSEVSILGPGELPRSFAKTKRVQDERGED; this is encoded by the coding sequence ATGCGCCACCGTTTCATACCGGACCTGACAGAGGACCAGATCGCGGCCATCCAGCTTGAGGGTCTTGTCTGGACCGTGAACCACGCCTTTGGCGGCAGTCCCTTCTACCGATCGCGCCTTGAGGCCATGGGCATCGCTCCCGGCGACATCGCCTCCCTGGACGACATCCGCAAGCTGCCCTTCACCACGGCCGACGATCTCAAGGACGGCTACCCCATGCCCCTGCTCTCCGTGCCCGAGAGGGATGTGGTTCGCATCCACGGCTCAAGCGGCACCACGGGCAAGCGAAAGATCCTGGCCTACACCCAAAGCGACATCGATCTGTGGAAGGACATGTTCGCCCGCTGCTTCGAGCTGGCCGGTCTGACCCGCGAGGACCGGGTGCAGATCTGCGTGGGCTACGGACTCTGGACAGCCGGGGCCGGATTCCAGCTCGGCTGCGAACGCTTCGGAGCCATGGCCCTGCCTGTCGGTCCCGGTCTGCTGGAGATTCAGCTCCAGATGCTGACGGACCTCAAGTCCACCTGCCTGTGTTCCACCGCGTCCATGGCCCTGCTCATGGGCGAGGAGGTGCACAAACAGGGACTGGCCGAGCGCCTCGCCCTGAAGCGGGCCATCTTCGGAGCCGAGACCCACACCCCCAAGATGCGCCGCCAGTTCGAGCAGTCCCTCGGCCTTGAACACAGCTTCGACATCATCGGCATGACCGAGCTTTATGGCCCGGGCACGGGCCTGGAGTGCGAGGCCCACGAGGGCATCCACTACTGGGCCGACCTCTTCATCCTTGAGATCCTGGACCCCGAGACCCTTGCGCCCGTGGCTCCGGGCGAGGTGGGCGAGATGGTGGTCACATCGCTACGCAAGGAGGCCTCGCCCCTCATCCGCTACCGCACCCGCGACCTGACCCGGCTCATCCCCGGCCCCTGCCCCTGCGGCGTGTCCATGCCGCGCATCGACAGGATCATGGGCCGCAGCGACGACATGTTCATCTTCCGGGGCGTGAACATCTACCCCGGCCAGATCGGCTCGGTGTTGGAAGGCTTCCCGGAACTCTCGGCAGAATACCAAATCTCCCTGACCCGCCGCGAGGGTCTGGACCACATGGCCGTGCGCGTGGAGCGCACCCCGGACGCGAGCGCGGACAACGACGAGAGGCTGGCCAGAGCCGTGGCCAACGATATCCGCAAGCACATCCTGGTCCGCAGCGAGGTGAGCATCCTCGGCCCCGGAGAGCTGCCGCGCAGTTTCGCCAAAACCAAACGGGTCCAGGACGAACGAGGCGAAGACTAG
- a CDS encoding sialidase family protein — MPSLTNATDRHTVIDRREGHYLCFPDVVCTGDRRLIVAYNEYDQHVGTRRALLVKESADGGRSFGEAMRMDVPWSHCPRIAPLHDGRLIMTDDAGPRLYLTSDLGRTWDTLTPKGLHHALLDRPIELEDGALLTTGHQHRGTVDHPAIRQANTEQMVYRSEDAGCTWTALSVVARPRNLVLCEASMALLPDGRLLALMRENSFVYEPMYLCVSRDLGRTWSDPAPTPLIGHRPTLGLTGDGKLLVTYRNVGPDGGTCAWLGSEEELSDDFRVHGRHPDPANPSLTPEGLRVCGQPGPGSVVRYALRPMTDPRSARATLEAEVRVDHAGPNGCGLRLGVWFRLFPDRIETAPDPQDPSEQNSKTGATVPLEPGRFHTIRLDYAAGRVALSTNGQRRAEVRVDDDHADTRAILFGAPYPFEDNAVDCTWKRIKLRIDEPAMLRAYAWEWDALDGLPDQWVQTHVLELMNDRFAVSPDFGYSGWASLGNGEYFCAYHHGGSDEQGYEPMHSAHVMGTHICEDDFA; from the coding sequence ATGCCCAGCCTGACCAACGCCACGGACCGCCACACGGTCATCGACCGCCGTGAAGGCCACTATCTCTGCTTTCCCGATGTGGTCTGCACCGGAGATCGTCGTCTGATCGTCGCCTATAACGAATATGACCAGCATGTGGGTACGCGCCGCGCCCTGCTCGTCAAGGAGAGCGCCGACGGCGGCCGCAGCTTTGGCGAGGCCATGCGTATGGATGTTCCCTGGAGCCATTGTCCGCGCATCGCCCCATTGCACGACGGCCGACTGATCATGACGGACGACGCCGGGCCGCGCCTGTATCTCACCAGCGACCTGGGCCGCACCTGGGACACGCTCACGCCCAAAGGGCTGCACCACGCCCTCCTTGACCGCCCCATCGAGCTTGAGGACGGCGCGCTGCTGACCACCGGCCATCAGCACCGGGGCACCGTTGACCACCCGGCCATCCGGCAGGCCAACACCGAGCAGATGGTCTACCGCTCCGAAGACGCGGGCTGCACCTGGACAGCCCTCTCGGTCGTCGCCCGCCCGCGTAACCTCGTGCTCTGCGAGGCTTCCATGGCCCTGCTGCCCGATGGCCGCCTGCTGGCCCTGATGCGCGAAAACAGCTTTGTCTACGAGCCCATGTACCTGTGCGTCAGCCGCGACCTGGGCCGGACATGGTCCGACCCTGCACCCACTCCGCTCATCGGCCACCGCCCGACCCTGGGGCTGACCGGGGACGGAAAGCTGCTCGTCACCTACCGCAACGTGGGCCCGGACGGAGGCACCTGCGCCTGGCTCGGCTCTGAGGAGGAACTGTCCGATGACTTCCGTGTCCACGGTCGCCACCCGGACCCGGCCAATCCGAGCCTGACACCCGAGGGCTTGCGCGTTTGCGGCCAGCCCGGGCCGGGCAGCGTGGTCCGCTACGCCCTGCGCCCCATGACCGACCCCCGCTCGGCCAGGGCCACCCTTGAGGCAGAGGTGCGCGTGGACCATGCCGGGCCAAACGGCTGCGGTCTGCGCCTGGGCGTCTGGTTCCGGCTCTTTCCCGACCGCATCGAGACCGCCCCTGATCCGCAAGACCCCTCGGAGCAAAACAGCAAGACAGGTGCGACCGTGCCCCTTGAGCCGGGGCGCTTCCACACCATCCGGCTGGACTACGCCGCTGGCCGCGTCGCCCTCTCCACCAACGGCCAACGCCGGGCCGAAGTGCGCGTTGACGACGACCACGCCGACACACGGGCCATCCTCTTCGGCGCACCATACCCCTTTGAAGACAATGCGGTGGACTGCACCTGGAAACGGATCAAGCTGCGTATCGACGAACCGGCCATGCTCCGAGCCTACGCCTGGGAGTGGGACGCCCTTGACGGTCTGCCCGACCAGTGGGTTCAAACCCATGTTCTGGAACTGATGAACGACCGCTTCGCCGTGTCGCCAGACTTCGGCTATTCGGGTTGGGCATCCCTTGGCAACGGTGAATACTTCTGCGCCTACCACCACGGCGGCAGCGACGAACAGGGCTACGAGCCCATGCACTCTGCCCACGTCATGGGCACCCACATTTGCGAGGATGATTTCGCGTGA
- a CDS encoding dienelactone hydrolase family protein, whose amino-acid sequence MITYMPLPYRHGPARLAGTLVFNEVLAADGPLPGVLLIHEFTGPGEYMLPHAETLARRGYAVLLADMYGEDVRPASREAASAAARVYRTDRRLMRHRAGAGLDALADLGREGRCPVDPERLFAAGFSFGGCAALELARSGAPLLATASFYGYLNTPLPCAAGDVKGRILVIHGAHDTVVPLEEIPVFEREMREAGVDYRLVMYQDAGHGFANASQPDDPSTGSWYCQRTSRAAWNSALAYFSENT is encoded by the coding sequence GTGATTACATACATGCCCCTGCCGTACAGACACGGCCCCGCCCGATTGGCGGGCACGCTGGTTTTCAACGAAGTTCTGGCCGCAGACGGCCCCCTACCCGGTGTGCTGCTCATCCACGAGTTCACCGGGCCGGGAGAGTACATGCTTCCCCATGCCGAGACCTTGGCCCGTCGAGGCTACGCCGTCCTCCTGGCCGACATGTACGGAGAGGACGTACGGCCCGCGTCGCGAGAAGCGGCCTCGGCAGCGGCGCGTGTCTACCGGACGGATCGACGGCTCATGCGCCACCGCGCCGGGGCCGGACTCGATGCCCTGGCGGATCTCGGACGGGAAGGACGCTGTCCGGTGGACCCGGAGCGCCTCTTTGCGGCCGGGTTTTCCTTTGGCGGATGCGCGGCTCTTGAGCTGGCCCGATCCGGTGCGCCGCTTTTGGCCACGGCCAGCTTCTATGGCTACCTGAACACGCCCCTGCCCTGCGCCGCCGGGGACGTAAAGGGAAGGATTCTGGTGATCCACGGCGCCCACGACACGGTGGTGCCCCTGGAGGAGATTCCTGTCTTCGAGAGGGAGATGCGCGAGGCCGGGGTGGACTATCGCCTCGTCATGTACCAGGACGCAGGCCACGGATTTGCCAACGCGAGCCAGCCGGACGACCCATCCACCGGATCGTGGTATTGTCAACGGACCAGCCGCGCCGCCTGGAATTCGGCCCTTGCCTACTTCAGCGAAAACACATAA
- a CDS encoding tetratricopeptide repeat protein, with amino-acid sequence MRGDCEIMGVYSHSTKYEYKIGQRGSRYRHGTYWFVRRRGEDMYEVRPLNANHIPSGVSRLIDRDEFLTYYTPELTYYQENTLPCLEALRKKVRMGRRYFNLGQMDRAEREFCSAVLMQEDSVDANMALSEVYAEQQEFTKLRTVLDKLLNIDEVFREEQRHRFNEFGINLRKQGRFDDAIRFYAKALEVNEDDENLHFNMARALHGKGRDEACREHLARCMELNPEMAEARSFLRSLDAVRAEESNGERAAGRGDGGKENYVFSLK; translated from the coding sequence GTGAGGGGCGATTGCGAGATCATGGGAGTCTACTCCCACAGCACCAAATACGAGTACAAGATCGGCCAGCGAGGCTCGCGCTACCGGCACGGCACCTATTGGTTCGTTCGCAGGCGCGGCGAGGACATGTACGAGGTCCGGCCCCTCAACGCCAACCATATCCCATCCGGCGTCTCCCGGCTCATTGATCGCGACGAGTTCCTTACATACTATACCCCCGAGCTGACCTACTATCAGGAAAACACCCTGCCCTGCCTGGAGGCGCTGCGGAAGAAAGTCCGCATGGGCCGTCGGTACTTCAACCTCGGCCAGATGGACAGGGCGGAGCGGGAGTTTTGCAGCGCGGTCCTTATGCAGGAGGATTCCGTGGACGCCAATATGGCCTTGTCCGAGGTCTACGCCGAGCAGCAGGAATTCACCAAACTGCGTACCGTGCTCGACAAGTTGCTCAATATCGACGAGGTCTTTCGCGAGGAGCAGCGACACCGCTTCAACGAGTTCGGTATTAATTTGCGCAAACAGGGGCGGTTCGACGACGCAATCCGCTTTTACGCCAAGGCCCTTGAGGTCAATGAAGACGACGAGAACCTGCACTTCAACATGGCCCGAGCCCTGCACGGCAAGGGACGGGACGAGGCGTGCCGCGAGCACCTCGCCCGGTGCATGGAACTCAATCCGGAGATGGCCGAAGCCAGGAGCTTTCTGCGTTCTCTTGATGCAGTGCGGGCCGAGGAGAGCAATGGCGAGCGGGCTGCGGGACGGGGCGATGGCGGCAAGGAAAATTATGTGTTTTCGCTGAAGTAG